From one Planococcus citri chromosome 3, ihPlaCitr1.1, whole genome shotgun sequence genomic stretch:
- the LOC135839721 gene encoding uncharacterized protein LOC135839721: protein MESFKVPMCERCGDGFEMRQEVVKNEYCPHVFHQTCIKDATEQRTPAGNFKTVKNKCPNKNCNALLVRQRYNYLSFRFGTPSCVCTNQSHRISIDNQGEIIRRQSERINHLQESLEDAEAVCVVRLNRISDLEQQLYNIRRENEVNHLDDIDEELVQENGEYVEDTIDDDINEVDNCVNTDNNNEESQDTIQAENTSPIGRNDLNEPIDRLSSIFAAKEAEEREFQRQLDLQLDAQDGLIAKVPDTLPPIEKIGEAGPSRQSTNTDQVSIYGSTSSSVIVSPKTIEENKEIHSKTSEINLDDVNMPPAHPSTEPPVLANDAVPSTSRFRDTFRPSGRNVLGSFFNAHNVLVNHIVAPSANATRMSRDPRTRNVISPRVATIAEAQRPLMDDEDAPNEDFRNEREIRIYDGGVNGHSMQRAIFPNRRSNIMAILERANYHYGHQIQHQLRQEFSFQTQEMYSSVFTTWSSNDNQPSTHCFFNGWWVVGDGLAHSLAREPLRRNSVLKNRWDRSRFAGSFISAKRLMHNIDNHLTNVPPYVILSMGTHDNTLENELATRLNTNLVLKCLLDHGVRRILVLPTIVAPRREDAQRLLEYRDWQRSIMPQMDTERIHYLEFIEETIDRVEPYHCDMGGILYVHPFVVFDVIYRISHLLAYRP, encoded by the exons AAACGAATATTGCCCGCACGTATTCCATCAAACCTGTATTAAAGATGCAACAGAACAACGGACCCCGGCTGGAAATTTTAAGACGGTGAAAAATAAATgtccaaacaaaaattgtaacGCGCTCCTTGTACGCCAACGGTACAACTATTTATCCTTCCGTTTTGGTACACCATCATGCGTCTGTACGAATCAATCACATCGAATTAGTATTGACAACCAAGGAGAAATAATCCGTCGACAATCCGAACGCATTAACCATCTCCAAGAATCTCTCGAAGATGCTGAGGCGGTGTGTGTCGTACGGTTGAATAGAATTTCGGATTTGGAACAACAATTGTATAATATCAGACGTGAAAATGAAGTTAATCATCTCGACG ATATTGATGAAGAATTAGTTCAAGAAAACGGTGAATACGTCGAAGATACGATTGACGATGATATTAATGAAGTAGACAATTGCGTAAATACCGATAATAATAACGAAGAGTCGCAAGATACAATACAAGCTGAAAACACAAGCCCAATTGGACGTAACGACCTGAACGAACCGATTGATCGATTATCGTCGATATTCGCCGCGAAAGAAG CTGAAGAGCGTGAGTTCCAACGACAACTAGACCTGCAATTGGATGCGCAAGATGGCTTAATTGCCAAGGTTCCTGATACGTTACCTCCAATCGAAAAAATCGGCGAAGCTGGTCCATCACGCCAATCGACGAATACTGATCAAGTATCAATCTACGGTTCGACTTCATCGTCGGTCATCGTGTCGCCTAAGACTATCgaggaaaataaagaaattcaTTCGAAAACATCAGAAATCAACCTCGATGATGTGAACATGCCACCTGCTCATCCGTCAACTGAACCGCCAGTATTGGCAAATGATGCTGTACCATCGACTTCACGATTTCGCGACACCTTCCGTCCAAGTGGCCGCAACGTATTGGGAAGTTTTTTCAACGCACATAACGTGCTGGTCAACCACATCGTGGCACCGTCTGCGAACGCTACACGCATGTCGCGAGATCCGCGGACCCGTAACGTAATATCGCCACGTGTGGCCACCATCGCCGAAGCTCAAAGACCGTTAATGGACGATGAAGACGCTCCGAATGAAGACTTCCGCAATGAACGTGAAATACGCATTTACGACGGAGGAGTAAACGGCCATTCAATGCAAAGAGCGATCTTTCCTAACCGCCGCAGTAATATTATGGCGATTCTCGAAAGAGCGAACTACCATTATGGCCATCAAATTCAACATCAGCTGAGgcaagaattttcatttcaaacgcAAGAAATGTATTCATCGGTTTTTACGACTTGGTCTTCGAACGATAACCAGCCATCAACCCATTGTTTCTTCAATGGGTGGTGGGTGGTTGGTGATGGCTTGGCACATTCGTTGGCGAGAGAGCCATTAAGAAGAAACTCCGTTCTGAAGAATCGGTGGGATAGGTCAAGATTTGCAGGGAGCTTCATTAGCGCCAAAAGGCTGATGCATAATATTGACAACCATTTGACAAACGTCCCGCCTTACGTAATTCTCTCTATGGGAACCCACGACAATACGCTTGAAAATGAATTGGCTACTCGATTAAACACCAACCTTGTCCTGAAATGTTTACTTGACCACGGCGTACGGCGAATTCTAGTTCTTCCGACTATCGTAGCTCCTAGACGAGAAGACGCTCAGAGATTGTTAGAATATCGCGACTGGCAGAGAAGTATCATGCCTCAGATGGATACGGAAAGAATTCACTATTTAGAATTCATCGAAGAAACTATCGATCGCGTAGAGCCCTATCATTGCGATATGGGTGGTATCCTATACGTTCATCCGTTCGTGGTATTCGACGTAATCTACAGAATTAGCCATCTTCTCGCCTACAGGCCGTAA